The following coding sequences are from one Bradyrhizobium sp. 200 window:
- a CDS encoding TSUP family transporter has translation MNILAGFADISASQLVLVGGVALFASIIGGLAGYGTGALMPLVLVPLVGAEPVVPIIAISAIVTNISRFVAYFRYADRRRALIVIAAAALTTALGAYGYTRLTGTGAALVIGGMLILSVPLRRLAKRRDIRIGDAGLGASAVGYGVVVGGTSGSGVILLSLLMASGLEGAAVIATDAVISVVTGLIKISVFGLAGVVTAQVLAFALLIGAIAIPGAFLAKAFVERMPVHIHTAILDAAVMVGGVVMITAALRH, from the coding sequence GTGAATATTCTGGCCGGCTTTGCCGACATTTCCGCAAGCCAGCTTGTGCTGGTTGGAGGCGTGGCGCTGTTTGCGTCCATCATCGGCGGTCTCGCCGGTTACGGTACCGGCGCATTGATGCCGCTCGTTCTGGTGCCGCTGGTCGGCGCCGAGCCCGTGGTGCCGATCATCGCGATATCGGCGATCGTCACCAATATCAGCCGCTTCGTGGCTTACTTCCGTTACGCCGACCGGCGCCGCGCCCTGATCGTGATTGCGGCGGCCGCACTGACCACCGCGCTCGGCGCCTACGGCTACACGCGGCTTACCGGCACCGGCGCGGCGCTGGTGATCGGCGGCATGCTGATATTGAGCGTGCCGCTGCGCCGGTTGGCCAAGAGGCGCGATATCCGGATCGGCGATGCCGGTCTCGGTGCGAGCGCGGTTGGGTATGGCGTGGTGGTCGGCGGCACATCAGGCTCCGGCGTGATCCTGCTGTCGCTGTTGATGGCCTCGGGTCTCGAAGGCGCGGCGGTGATTGCCACTGACGCCGTGATCTCGGTCGTGACCGGCCTCATCAAGATTTCGGTGTTCGGTCTGGCCGGCGTCGTCACCGCGCAGGTGCTGGCCTTTGCGCTGTTGATCGGCGCCATTGCGATCCCCGGCGCGTTCCTCGCCAAGGCCTTCGTGGAGCGCATGCCGGTGCATATCCACACCGCGATCCTCGACGCCGCCGTGATGGTCGGTGGCGTGGTCATGATCACCGCGGCGTTGCGGCATTGA
- a CDS encoding CCA tRNA nucleotidyltransferase has product MSEARVLSDAPWLRSGPAARVLALLNGDGEEARVVGGAVRNALLKIPLGDIDIATTARPDEVVRRAKVAGIKCVPTGIDHGTVTLVVDSQPFEVTTLREDTETFGRKAKVAFGRDWVRDAERRDFTINGLSVDAGGIVHDHVGGLADIEAKRVRFIGAADQRIAEDYLRILRFFRMHAAYGAGEPDRAGYLACIDGRAGLASLSAERVRMEMLKLLIAEGAVVAVQAMADAGLLLPIFGGVAYTGTFAAMIAAEHALGLPPSAVRRLAALTVAVTEDAKRVSARLRLSNAETKALDSMGHRWWRFATKDGARARQLLYRLGEDPYRDRVMLAWARAGGIGNGAARWHELVTLPQRWSAPKFPLRAADFISRGIAEGPALGHVLTLAEDAWLAADFPLDASALAAIADQAAARFIRDHRL; this is encoded by the coding sequence ATGAGCGAGGCCCGCGTGCTGTCGGATGCGCCCTGGCTCAGATCCGGTCCGGCCGCGCGCGTGCTCGCATTGCTCAACGGCGATGGCGAGGAAGCCCGCGTGGTCGGCGGCGCCGTGCGCAATGCGCTTCTGAAAATTCCCCTCGGCGATATCGACATCGCGACCACGGCGCGGCCCGACGAGGTCGTCCGCCGCGCCAAGGTCGCCGGCATCAAATGCGTGCCGACCGGCATCGACCACGGCACGGTCACGCTGGTGGTTGATTCGCAGCCGTTCGAGGTCACGACCCTGCGCGAGGATACCGAGACCTTTGGCCGCAAGGCCAAAGTTGCATTCGGGCGCGACTGGGTTCGCGATGCCGAACGGCGCGACTTCACCATCAACGGGCTTTCCGTCGATGCCGGCGGCATCGTGCATGATCATGTCGGCGGGCTTGCCGATATCGAAGCCAAGCGCGTGCGCTTCATCGGCGCGGCCGACCAGCGCATCGCCGAGGATTATCTGCGCATCCTGCGCTTCTTCCGCATGCATGCCGCCTATGGGGCGGGTGAGCCCGATCGTGCCGGATATCTCGCCTGCATCGACGGGCGCGCGGGGCTTGCGAGCCTTTCCGCCGAACGCGTGCGCATGGAGATGTTGAAGCTCTTGATCGCGGAAGGTGCTGTGGTTGCGGTGCAGGCGATGGCGGATGCCGGCCTGCTGCTGCCGATCTTCGGCGGCGTCGCCTACACCGGAACGTTCGCGGCGATGATCGCGGCTGAACACGCGCTGGGGCTGCCGCCGAGCGCCGTGCGCCGGCTTGCGGCGCTCACGGTGGCCGTCACCGAGGATGCCAAGCGCGTTTCGGCGCGGCTTCGTCTTTCCAACGCGGAAACCAAGGCGCTGGACTCGATGGGCCATCGCTGGTGGCGGTTCGCCACCAAGGACGGCGCGCGGGCGCGGCAGCTTCTCTACCGGCTGGGCGAGGATCCCTACCGCGACCGGGTGATGCTGGCGTGGGCGCGGGCAGGCGGCATCGGCAATGGCGCCGCGCGCTGGCACGAGCTCGTAACCTTGCCGCAACGCTGGAGCGCGCCGAAATTTCCGCTGCGGGCGGCTGATTTCATCTCGCGCGGCATTGCCGAAGGGCCCGCGCTCGGTCACGTGCTGACGCTTGCGGAAGACGCCTGGTTGGCCGCGGATTTTCCACTGGATGCATCTGCACTCGCCGCGATCGCCGACCAGGCCGCGGCCCGTTTCATCCGAGATCACCGGCTGTGA
- a CDS encoding DUF6111 family protein codes for MIRPILTEIGIFLIPFAAYALFLIATRSGVLVSSSWPAHLVAKLVLGSLLLVAISFVLLAQFSGAPPDSTYVPAHLENGKLVPGVEK; via the coding sequence ATGATCCGTCCGATTCTGACCGAAATCGGAATTTTCCTGATCCCGTTTGCGGCCTATGCACTGTTCCTGATTGCCACCCGTTCCGGCGTGTTGGTGTCCTCCTCCTGGCCGGCGCATCTTGTCGCCAAGCTGGTGCTGGGATCGCTGCTGCTGGTCGCGATCAGCTTCGTCCTGCTCGCGCAATTCTCCGGCGCGCCGCCGGATTCGACCTACGTTCCCGCGCATCTCGAAAACGGCAAGCTGGTTCCCGGGGTAGAGAAATGA
- a CDS encoding CoA pyrophosphatase: MNEPILKNMEAAPINSAEFFARSEARLNFDVPPGLVDPDIIPKTGDAGNDRMLEIVAREQPVRPAAVLIPVVDHREPTVLLTQRSPHLSSHAGQISFPGGKIDATDASPLDAALREAEEEVGLKREFIEPIGYLDLYGTAFGFRILPTVARVKPGFKLTINEGEVVDAFEVPLAFLMNPENHQIHSKEFRGMERSYYAMPFAERYIWGATAGILRVLYERIYLA, encoded by the coding sequence TTGAACGAGCCGATACTGAAAAATATGGAGGCGGCTCCGATCAACTCGGCAGAGTTCTTCGCACGCAGCGAGGCCAGGCTGAACTTTGACGTGCCTCCCGGGCTGGTCGATCCCGATATCATTCCGAAAACCGGCGATGCGGGCAACGACCGCATGCTCGAGATCGTGGCGCGCGAGCAGCCGGTGCGCCCGGCGGCGGTGCTGATCCCGGTGGTCGATCACCGCGAGCCGACCGTGTTGCTGACGCAGCGCTCGCCGCATCTGTCCAGCCACGCCGGCCAGATTTCCTTTCCCGGCGGCAAGATCGACGCCACCGATGCTTCCCCACTCGACGCCGCCTTGCGCGAGGCGGAGGAGGAAGTCGGCCTCAAACGTGAGTTCATCGAGCCGATCGGCTATCTCGACCTCTATGGAACCGCGTTCGGGTTTCGCATCCTGCCGACAGTGGCGCGCGTGAAGCCCGGCTTCAAGCTGACGATCAACGAAGGCGAGGTGGTCGACGCCTTCGAGGTGCCGCTGGCGTTTCTGATGAATCCCGAGAACCATCAGATCCATTCCAAGGAATTCCGCGGCATGGAGCGATCCTATTACGCCATGCCGTTCGCCGAGCGTTACATCTGGGGCGCGACCGCAGGAATTCTGCGCGTGCTGTATGAGCGGATTTATCTCGCATGA
- a CDS encoding DUF1285 domain-containing protein produces MAKQGQTGAQGLEGLTVAAREAANATPAGKGLPPVHLWNPPFCGDLDMRIASDGTWFYMGTPIGRPALVRLFSTILKREDGKHFLVTPVEKVGIRVDDAPFLAVEMHIEAGDRGRLLRFRTNVDDWVPCGSAHRLRFEMAADGGLTPYLHVRADLWAKVTRALYYDLVDMGEERVVDGQPMFGIESGGEFFAMADAKQVRDAV; encoded by the coding sequence ATGGCGAAGCAAGGGCAAACCGGCGCTCAGGGCCTCGAAGGACTAACCGTCGCTGCGAGGGAAGCCGCTAACGCCACCCCGGCCGGCAAGGGACTGCCTCCGGTCCATTTGTGGAATCCGCCGTTCTGCGGCGATCTCGACATGCGAATCGCCAGCGACGGTACTTGGTTCTACATGGGTACGCCGATCGGGCGGCCGGCGCTGGTACGCCTGTTCTCGACCATTCTCAAGCGCGAGGACGGCAAGCACTTTCTCGTGACCCCGGTCGAAAAGGTCGGCATTCGAGTCGACGACGCGCCGTTCCTGGCCGTCGAGATGCACATCGAGGCGGGCGACCGCGGGCGACTATTGCGCTTTCGCACCAACGTTGACGACTGGGTGCCATGCGGTTCCGCACATCGCCTGCGATTCGAGATGGCGGCCGACGGCGGGCTGACACCCTACCTGCACGTCCGCGCCGATCTGTGGGCGAAAGTGACGCGCGCGCTCTATTACGATCTGGTTGACATGGGGGAAGAGCGGGTGGTCGATGGTCAGCCGATGTTCGGCATCGAGTCCGGCGGCGAGTTCTTTGCGATGGCGGACGCGAAGCAGGTGAGGGACGCGGTTTGA
- a CDS encoding MoxR family ATPase has protein sequence MASADGVEKLEDAVVRSAEQVAGQIRAAKEAISTVIFGQDRVIENTLVTILSGGHALLIGVPGLAKTKLVETLGITLRLDAKRIQFTPDLMPSDILGAEVLDESNSGKRSFRFISGPVFAQLLMADEINRASPRTQSALLQAMQEQHITVAGARHDLPKPFHVLATQNPLEQEGTYPLPEAQLDRFLMEIDVDYPDRDAERRILFETTGAEETLAKASMDSEILIAAQRLVRRLPVGDSVVEAILSLVRAARPSSEDGGDKLIAWGPGPRASQSLMLAVRARALLDGRLAPSIDDVLDLAEPILKHRMALTFSARAEGRTIPDVIRQLKTRIG, from the coding sequence ATGGCGAGTGCAGACGGTGTCGAGAAACTCGAGGACGCGGTCGTCCGGTCGGCTGAACAGGTCGCCGGCCAGATCCGCGCCGCGAAGGAAGCGATCTCCACCGTTATCTTCGGACAGGACCGGGTGATCGAAAACACCCTGGTGACGATCCTGTCCGGCGGCCACGCGCTCTTGATCGGCGTGCCCGGCCTCGCCAAGACCAAGCTCGTGGAAACGCTGGGCATCACGCTCAGGCTGGATGCCAAGCGCATCCAGTTCACGCCGGACCTGATGCCGTCGGATATTCTGGGCGCCGAGGTGCTGGACGAGAGCAATTCCGGCAAACGGTCATTCCGCTTCATCTCCGGACCGGTGTTCGCGCAGCTTCTGATGGCCGACGAGATCAACCGCGCCAGCCCGCGTACGCAATCGGCACTGCTGCAAGCCATGCAGGAACAGCACATCACCGTTGCAGGTGCGCGGCACGATCTCCCCAAACCGTTCCACGTGCTCGCCACGCAGAACCCGCTGGAGCAGGAAGGCACCTATCCACTGCCCGAGGCGCAGCTCGACCGCTTCCTGATGGAGATCGACGTCGATTATCCCGACCGCGACGCCGAACGCCGCATCCTGTTCGAAACGACCGGCGCCGAAGAGACGCTCGCCAAGGCCTCGATGGATTCGGAAATCCTGATCGCGGCGCAGCGGCTGGTGCGGCGCCTGCCGGTCGGCGACAGCGTCGTCGAGGCGATCCTGTCGCTGGTGCGCGCTGCCCGCCCGAGTTCCGAAGACGGCGGCGACAAGCTGATCGCCTGGGGACCGGGCCCGCGCGCCAGCCAATCGCTGATGCTGGCGGTTCGCGCCCGCGCGTTGCTCGACGGCCGCCTCGCGCCCTCGATCGACGACGTGCTCGATCTTGCCGAGCCCATTCTCAAGCACCGCATGGCGCTGACTTTCTCGGCGCGCGCGGAAGGCCGCACCATTCCCGACGTGATCAGACAACTGAAGACGCGGATCGGTTGA
- a CDS encoding DUF58 domain-containing protein — protein sequence MAAETSHETREIVAIRRADGESRTLAASLPRLVLEARRIAANVIHGLHGRRRAGAGESFWQYRRFVSGEPSQNVDWRRSARDDHLYVREQEWEAAHTVWLWPDRSASMTFASKGARDSKLERGLIVTFALAELLVSGGERVGIPGLMNPTASRNVIDKMAQAMLHDDAMRASLPPSFVPSALAEIVVLSDFWSPMSEIRTMLAGLSASGAHGSLIQVVDPAEETFPYAGRVEFVEPEGFGVITAGRAESWASDYVARVALHRDEIRSETNRLDWLFSTHTTSRSAAELLLFLHSGMMAAKGSARGSTVKAGRSA from the coding sequence ATGGCCGCAGAGACCAGCCACGAGACCAGGGAGATTGTTGCAATACGACGTGCCGATGGCGAAAGCCGAACGCTCGCCGCATCGCTGCCTCGTCTCGTGCTCGAAGCTCGCCGCATCGCTGCCAACGTCATCCATGGTCTGCATGGCAGGCGCCGCGCCGGCGCCGGCGAGAGCTTTTGGCAGTACCGCCGCTTCGTCTCCGGCGAGCCGTCGCAGAATGTCGACTGGCGGCGCTCGGCGCGCGACGATCATCTCTATGTCCGCGAGCAGGAATGGGAGGCCGCCCATACCGTCTGGCTGTGGCCCGACCGCTCGGCCTCGATGACCTTTGCCTCCAAGGGGGCGCGCGACTCCAAGCTGGAGCGCGGGCTGATCGTGACGTTTGCACTCGCCGAACTGCTGGTTTCGGGCGGCGAACGCGTCGGCATTCCCGGCCTGATGAACCCGACCGCAAGCCGCAACGTGATCGACAAGATGGCGCAGGCGATGCTGCACGACGATGCAATGCGCGCGAGCCTGCCGCCGTCCTTTGTCCCGTCGGCGCTGGCCGAAATTGTCGTGCTGTCGGATTTCTGGTCGCCGATGAGCGAAATCAGGACAATGCTGGCCGGGCTTTCGGCCTCCGGCGCCCATGGCTCGCTGATCCAGGTCGTCGATCCCGCCGAAGAAACCTTTCCCTACGCCGGCCGGGTCGAATTCGTCGAGCCGGAAGGCTTCGGCGTCATCACCGCCGGGCGCGCCGAGAGCTGGGCCAGCGACTATGTGGCGCGCGTCGCACTGCATCGCGACGAGATCCGCAGCGAGACCAACCGGCTCGACTGGTTGTTCTCGACCCACACCACCAGCCGTTCCGCCGCCGAACTCCTGCTGTTCCTGCATTCGGGCATGATGGCAGCCAAGGGAAGCGCGCGCGGCTCAACCGTCAAGGCGGGGCGCAGCGCATGA
- a CDS encoding DUF4159 domain-containing protein gives MAGLPLTFAQPLLLLGLLSLPVLWWLLRVMPPRPRRIEFPPTRLLFDIRPREETPSRTPWWLTLLRLAAAALVILAAAGPIWNPQTGVGGSNAPLVILLDDGWSAAASWDTRVKAADELIANADNDRRGVALVPLSETARDITLMPAGTARVALRQIAPKPYSVDRVDTLGALDRFLKATGDAEIAWLSDGVDTGRGADFVENLGKTIGERKLTVFEGGAAPAQALVAAENAAAKMTVKVLRTTGGVAAGVVRAIDAKGSPIGEARYAFGMQDRESEAAFDLPVELRNDISRLEISGERSAGAVQLLDKRWRRRAVGVVTGATSDTAQPLLASTFYLTRALSPFADIRLGDRGAPQQVIAQFLDQRLPMIVLADVGTLSPEIRERLNAWIDQGGVLVRFAGPRLAQADDDLVPVKLRRGGRILGGSLTWEKPQHLASFAADGPFAGLAVPKDITVNRQVLAEPDAVLATKTWASLEDGTPLVTGEHRGKGIVSLFHVGADSRWSDLPMSGSFVEMLRRMVDMSGYTSKPGAGVASEATTVETVAPLRTLDGFGAFGPPPSTAKPMPADYRDRGTSEHPPGFYGPADGPIAVNTLASADRIAPLDTSSLRAQRASYTNAEPRDLRGILLSSSLALFLIDAVVVAMLGAGLAALWRRRTATAAVLLALILSSISPSPTRAQGNDDFAIKSVSQTRLAYVVTGNADVDSIVKAGMAGLTLFLAQRTALEAGDPVGVDPARDELAFFPLIYWPVVPGAPKPPQDAINRIDAYMKHGGTVLFDTRDAIEAPPGENGAAQTPGMRTLREILSSLDVPELEPVPREHVLTKTFYLLRDFPGRFNTGQTWVETLPREEDDDAASRPARGGDGVSPIIITSNDLAGAWAHRPDGQPMLPLTPGEPRQREFAFRSGVNIVMYTLTGNYKADQVHAPALIERLGQ, from the coding sequence ATAGCGGGGCTCCCCCTCACCTTTGCACAACCGCTGCTTCTGCTGGGCCTGTTGAGCCTGCCGGTGCTGTGGTGGCTGCTGCGCGTCATGCCGCCGCGGCCGAGGCGGATCGAGTTTCCGCCGACGCGGCTGTTGTTCGACATCAGGCCTAGGGAAGAAACCCCGTCGCGGACGCCGTGGTGGCTGACTTTGCTGCGGCTTGCCGCCGCCGCGCTGGTCATCCTTGCCGCCGCAGGCCCGATCTGGAATCCACAGACCGGCGTCGGCGGCAGCAACGCGCCATTGGTGATCCTGCTCGACGACGGCTGGAGCGCGGCGGCGAGCTGGGACACGCGGGTCAAGGCCGCGGACGAACTGATCGCCAATGCCGACAACGACCGCCGCGGCGTTGCACTCGTTCCGCTCTCCGAGACCGCGCGCGATATCACGCTGATGCCGGCCGGCACCGCGCGGGTCGCGCTGCGTCAGATTGCGCCAAAACCCTATTCGGTCGACCGCGTCGATACGCTTGGCGCGCTCGACCGCTTCCTGAAGGCGACCGGTGACGCCGAGATCGCGTGGCTGTCCGACGGTGTCGATACCGGCCGCGGCGCCGACTTTGTCGAAAATCTCGGCAAGACCATCGGCGAGCGCAAGCTGACGGTGTTCGAGGGCGGCGCGGCCCCGGCGCAGGCACTGGTCGCCGCCGAAAACGCCGCGGCGAAAATGACGGTCAAGGTGCTGCGCACCACCGGCGGCGTCGCAGCCGGCGTGGTTCGCGCGATCGACGCCAAGGGCTCGCCGATCGGCGAGGCGCGCTACGCCTTTGGCATGCAGGATCGCGAGAGCGAAGCGGCGTTCGATCTGCCGGTCGAACTGCGCAACGACATTTCGCGGCTGGAAATATCGGGCGAACGATCGGCCGGCGCGGTGCAATTGCTCGACAAAAGATGGCGGCGGCGCGCCGTCGGCGTCGTCACCGGCGCAACCAGCGATACCGCCCAACCGCTATTGGCATCGACCTTCTATCTCACCCGCGCCTTGTCGCCATTCGCCGACATCCGGCTCGGCGACCGCGGCGCGCCGCAACAGGTGATCGCGCAGTTCCTCGATCAGCGGCTGCCGATGATCGTGCTCGCAGATGTCGGCACGCTGTCGCCGGAAATCCGCGAGCGGCTCAACGCATGGATCGATCAGGGCGGCGTGCTGGTGCGTTTCGCAGGTCCCCGTCTGGCGCAGGCCGATGACGATCTGGTGCCGGTGAAACTGCGTCGCGGCGGCCGCATCCTGGGCGGCAGCCTGACCTGGGAAAAGCCGCAGCATCTGGCGTCCTTCGCCGCCGATGGACCGTTCGCAGGCCTCGCAGTGCCCAAGGACATCACCGTGAACCGGCAGGTTCTGGCCGAGCCGGACGCGGTGCTCGCCACCAAGACCTGGGCGTCGCTGGAAGACGGCACGCCGCTGGTGACCGGCGAGCATCGCGGCAAGGGCATTGTCAGCCTGTTCCATGTCGGCGCCGACTCGCGCTGGTCGGACCTGCCGATGTCCGGCAGCTTCGTCGAGATGCTGCGCCGGATGGTCGACATGTCAGGCTACACTTCGAAGCCGGGTGCGGGCGTCGCAAGCGAAGCAACCACCGTCGAGACGGTGGCGCCGCTGCGCACCCTCGACGGGTTCGGCGCATTTGGACCGCCGCCCTCGACCGCCAAGCCGATGCCGGCGGATTATCGCGATCGCGGTACATCGGAACATCCGCCGGGCTTCTACGGCCCGGCCGATGGCCCGATCGCGGTCAACACCCTGGCCTCGGCCGATCGCATCGCGCCGCTCGATACATCTTCATTGCGCGCGCAACGCGCCAGCTACACCAACGCCGAACCGCGCGATTTGCGCGGCATTCTGCTGTCGTCGTCGCTGGCGCTGTTCCTGATCGATGCGGTCGTGGTCGCGATGCTGGGCGCGGGCCTTGCCGCCTTGTGGCGGCGGCGCACCGCGACGGCCGCTGTTCTGCTGGCCCTGATCCTGTCCTCGATCTCGCCGTCGCCGACGCGTGCCCAGGGCAACGATGATTTCGCCATCAAATCAGTGTCGCAGACGCGCCTCGCCTATGTCGTCACCGGAAATGCCGACGTCGATTCCATCGTCAAGGCCGGCATGGCCGGACTGACGCTGTTCCTGGCCCAGCGCACGGCGTTGGAAGCCGGCGATCCCGTCGGCGTCGATCCGGCGCGCGACGAACTGGCATTCTTTCCGCTGATCTACTGGCCGGTGGTGCCGGGCGCGCCGAAGCCGCCGCAGGATGCCATCAACCGCATCGACGCCTACATGAAACATGGCGGCACGGTGCTGTTCGACACCCGCGACGCGATCGAGGCGCCGCCCGGCGAGAACGGCGCGGCGCAGACGCCGGGCATGCGCACCTTGCGCGAAATTCTCTCCTCCCTCGACGTGCCTGAACTGGAGCCGGTGCCGCGCGAGCACGTGCTGACCAAGACCTTCTACCTGCTGCGCGACTTCCCCGGCCGCTTCAACACGGGCCAGACCTGGGTGGAAACCTTGCCGCGCGAGGAGGACGACGATGCAGCCTCGCGTCCGGCGCGCGGCGGCGACGGCGTCTCGCCCATCATCATCACCTCGAACGATCTCGCCGGTGCCTGGGCACACCGCCCGGACGGGCAGCCGATGCTGCCGCTGACGCCGGGCGAGCCGCGCCAGCGCGAATTCGCCTTCCGCTCCGGCGTCAACATCGTGATGTACACCCTGACCGGCAACTACAAGGCCGATCAGGTCCACGCGCCGGCTCTGATCGAACGGTTAGGGCAATGA
- the zigA gene encoding zinc metallochaperone GTPase ZigA gives MRKLPVTVLSGFLGAGKTTLLNHVLNNRQGLKVAVIVNDMSEVNIDADLVRDGGANLSRTDEKLVEMTNGCICCTLRDDLLKEVRTLAEGGKYDYLLIESTGISEPLPVAATFDFHTEEGDSLSDVAVLDTMVTVVDAVNLLRDYSSTDFIRDRGESLGADDKRTMVDLLVEQIEFADVIVLNKINDASAGQLDAARKVIRALNPAADIVETDFAKAPFERILDTGRFDFARAQQHPLWFKELYGFGDHTPETEQYGVGSFVYRARRPFEPARFHQFLKESWTGVIRAKGHFWIATRPQWLGELSQAGSIVRTEGLGFWWANVPADRWPDDPFWRKSLKKNWNEVYGDRRQEIVFIGADMDEDAIKARLDACLVSGKPGMHIKEWAGLTDPFPRWLRADELA, from the coding sequence ATGCGAAAACTCCCCGTCACCGTCTTGTCCGGCTTCCTCGGGGCTGGAAAGACAACTTTGCTGAATCACGTCCTCAACAATCGCCAGGGTCTGAAAGTGGCGGTGATTGTGAACGACATGAGCGAGGTGAACATCGACGCCGACCTCGTGCGCGATGGCGGTGCGAATCTTTCGAGGACTGACGAAAAACTGGTCGAGATGACCAACGGGTGCATCTGTTGCACGTTACGTGACGATCTGTTGAAGGAAGTCCGAACGCTCGCCGAAGGCGGCAAGTACGACTACCTGCTGATTGAATCGACCGGCATTTCGGAGCCGCTTCCCGTTGCCGCGACATTCGATTTCCATACCGAAGAAGGAGACAGTCTTTCCGACGTGGCGGTGCTCGACACGATGGTGACGGTGGTCGACGCCGTGAACCTGCTGCGCGACTATTCTTCGACCGATTTCATCAGGGATCGCGGCGAATCCCTTGGTGCCGACGACAAGCGGACGATGGTGGATCTGTTGGTGGAGCAGATCGAATTCGCCGATGTCATTGTGCTAAACAAGATCAATGACGCGTCCGCCGGCCAACTGGACGCGGCGCGCAAGGTCATCCGGGCGCTCAACCCCGCCGCCGATATCGTGGAGACTGATTTCGCCAAAGCTCCGTTCGAGCGCATACTCGACACGGGCCGCTTCGATTTCGCGCGGGCGCAGCAGCACCCACTCTGGTTCAAGGAACTGTATGGCTTCGGCGATCACACGCCGGAGACCGAGCAGTACGGCGTCGGCAGCTTCGTCTACCGCGCGCGCCGGCCGTTCGAGCCCGCCAGATTTCACCAGTTCCTGAAGGAAAGCTGGACCGGAGTTATTCGTGCGAAAGGACATTTCTGGATCGCTACGCGCCCACAATGGCTCGGCGAATTGAGTCAGGCGGGCTCGATCGTCCGAACGGAAGGTCTGGGATTCTGGTGGGCCAACGTGCCCGCTGACCGCTGGCCGGACGATCCGTTCTGGCGGAAATCGCTGAAGAAGAACTGGAACGAAGTCTATGGCGATCGCCGACAGGAGATCGTTTTCATCGGCGCCGACATGGACGAGGACGCGATCAAGGCGCGCCTCGATGCGTGCCTTGTCTCGGGCAAACCGGGAATGCACATTAAGGAATGGGCTGGGCTGACCGATCCGTTCCCGAGATGGCTGCGCGCCGACGAGCTAGCCTAG
- a CDS encoding DUF2946 family protein, which produces MVEALGRRGKAYVIVKWFRNNVRTGARLALFALVVQFALSFGHCHEAAAQNVRIGLSDAGPTYATDHTALDATSETVQQQRPSNHDNDRHPTDACAICAVVSLANNFLFATPPLLELPQAVELLHLTTGAEFAHLGSLHPAFQSRAPPVS; this is translated from the coding sequence ATGGTCGAGGCACTCGGCCGCCGGGGCAAGGCGTACGTCATTGTGAAATGGTTTCGAAACAACGTCAGAACTGGCGCGCGACTGGCGCTGTTCGCGCTTGTTGTCCAGTTTGCGCTGTCGTTCGGGCATTGCCACGAGGCCGCCGCGCAGAACGTCCGGATCGGCCTCTCGGATGCCGGTCCTACCTACGCCACGGATCATACCGCGCTTGATGCGACTAGCGAGACGGTACAGCAGCAGCGCCCCTCCAATCACGATAACGACCGACACCCGACCGACGCCTGCGCCATCTGCGCCGTCGTTTCGCTCGCCAACAATTTCCTGTTCGCCACACCGCCGCTGCTGGAGCTGCCCCAGGCGGTCGAGCTTCTGCACCTGACCACTGGCGCCGAGTTCGCGCATCTCGGCTCGCTTCATCCCGCGTTCCAGTCCCGCGCGCCTCCTGTCTCCTGA